TTGTTTGACCAATTTTAAATAGAATGAAGTAACATAGTTAATAAATATCTTCtcattatcaaaataaataaataaataaatccgcGCTGGTAAGCTAAACCCAAAATTAAAACTATACTTCCCATATACTTTACATGCTGCATTGGTCGAAAGTGGGTTCTCGAATGGCGTTTCATTATAGTACATTATATCGAGTTGAAGTTTCCATTGACCTCCACTAGGGGTCAGACTTGATCAACTGCTGGTTGATGCTGATGTTCGCACAGTCAGCAcccacatatccgaccctataaaattttagACTTTAGTGACGGTTAAAGGTGACGgatatttgattatttcattttgtcccGTTCCAACCCCATGTATCTTTTcggtgttccctgaaaaacggacaaaacaaaaatacatatctgaaacgactgtgttttaaaataggtaggcttccatttagatgtacagtaggtggttttgttggtacagtattatatttaacataagtagtattttaattcagaacgatatgattctaaAAATATCACTTGGCAAAACTAGAGACGACATgttaattgtaatacagtacatacttttatattcggtatgtattgtagcagtatgtaaaattttccatcaatgacccaacagcaaaattaaataaaaatgttatccatgcacatgcatgtgtaaaaggcaatgcaatttagaaaaaacaaaagattaaaaaaaaaaataaaatgcagcacaGTTTCcggaattaaaacagtatccaaagtgaGTATTCATAATTGCAGAAGTGCTGTAAAGCCCTAATGTgtcagttcacttgcaaatgaaaatgcacaaaaacaactaaagatcagagatttaaaaaatgcatcacagcatctaaaactgtttaatgattaactgttacattaccctagcttgtctcgttcgctttgttgtGGCTGAATTTGTCAGGTAAAACTGCACAttagacagactgatttggctttattatatatatatatatatatatatatatatatatatatatatatatatcagcacgggctgtgatggatattcagttaaattgtaatatagaagagatgggctttgtatcagaaaaggggtGGCAGTCAGAAATCGCGTGTGACAGGTAAgtgtattaatttgttacatatatatgtaATGGGGATTGAtgttcttaatacaagggcggtaaaaaaTGACTGACATGTATccgggtaacggatatccgagtgctgactgtattgacACTGTTGTGCATAAATACTTTTCCTACCTTCACACCACACAAGCAAATAAACCCAATGCTCTTCCATCTATCTCTGTTTGCTGTGGTATCTTAAGCAATAAAAAATCCTGTTTTCAATACTGCTGGAATTAAATCCATGCAACCTCATACAGTAATTGtgcctatcttttttttttttttttttttttttttttttttttttaagatataaaCTACCAAGTGTGAACACTTTCACCTCTGCTTGTccaaaaaataaactttcacaATATCTCGGTATTGCCCTGGTAAATCGTATATCAACTTCTTTCCTCCTCTGCTGTGACTAACATCTTCTGTGAAATAATGTTTGTTATATCCTGCCATCCCTCCCTTCCTGGTTTACGTCCCAAAATAGCTGGGTCTTTCATGCTTTGGGATGCTGTCGCAGTGTAATCAACAGGACCTCCATCCTCACTGGGGTTTAATCCCAGACAACAGAGGGGAGGAGCTTGTAAACTATTTAATGCATCACACTTGCCTTTTCTACAGAAACCAGCTGAGGTTAAACTTAGTGTGGTCATTCATTAGCCCTCTCATCATAGTCTAGGTCAGGATTACACCACCTTGCTTGCATTTAGTTGCAGGACTTTACATTGACCCTGATTGAAATCAATATCtaaggacctggttggaataaagtcTTGCATACCCCTGATCTGGGTCTGTGGTAACCTGCTTATACTTTGTCATATTCTTTGGAGAGCATTTGTATGTTTGTTCCTGAAATTGACTTGACATGTTCAATTAAAATTgcaattacagcagaattgttagctgaaattgcaattacagtGAAATAGTGTGCCAAATTGTAATTGCAAATACTTACAAATTGCATgcacaattacaattataattgacCTCAGGTGTGCCTGGGACCATGTCATCTCCTGGccctgttttatatacatttacatgtGCTGGGAAATCATGTTTACTGTTTGTGAGATCATTACTGGAATGCATTCAAGTAATgcatgctaaagaaaaaaaaagttcagcgtcaaaataaaattactgtacatcaaaaaaactaaacttatttattgtttttgagcattaaaaatgaacacaaacgTCTTTACATACAGTACCgcttgtgagtgtttgttttatcTTATTTTCAAGCTCTTACTCGTAATACAAAAAAAGCATGTACTGTTTTTGGGTGGAAATAAACCAGACTATATGGGGCCCTAACAGATGCTTTAGATTACCTTATTCCTAAACACTTCATAGTGTTATAATGAGATTCTGTTAggtatacaaaaacacatttccccATGGATGTCTAGCATATCCCAAAACACCAACAGTGCAGTACTGCCACAATGATTGATGAGGGGAAACAGTTTGGTGTAAAATATACACATGCTGGGGTGTTTTGTAGGTGCAGTAGATCACTCTAATCCCATGAGCAAACGTCGTGGCCCACACACAGGCAAAGCACCTGCTTCGCTTTAGCACTCTCCCCCTGGATCAGTTACTTGGAGCAGCCCTTGTCAGTGAGTTTTCCTCTCTTGCTTCAGGGAACTCGGTGTTTAGCAGTAAAGCTTCTCAAAAGGGGTTTCCCAAAAAGCCTCCCAGATCTTGGCCCAATCCTGTAAAACACTCTTAACCACAAAGAGCCGAgtgttgcatgttttgttttctctggAAACTGATTGTGAGTATTGGACGAGCTTGAAAGGGACCGATAATTTCCTttacgttttatttttcagatcCTCTCCTTTTGGATCCAGTAATTCCAAAACCACAGGCATGTCATACCAGGGTTCGTTAGCTCATTTCGCCCCCTTCTCCCTTCTAGTAGCTGTAGCTTTCTGCCTTCTATATAGACTTCTTGTGTGCAACAGAGAAGACGGGCCTACTCCAGAAAGAGCGCTGACCCCATCCAAAGAAATTTTAAACTCTGTTTAGGATTCACTTCACAGCCTCCCGCAGATGCACCCTGCTGTTACCATTATGGTCATTTGCAGGTCACTTGCATATTGGAATGGGtgaataataactttaaaatacacAAGATATTAGTACTAGGAAGACTCTTTTGATCTGATTCTGCTCCTAAAAGGGTGACCTTGCTTATTAACTCgccccaaatatttaaatttgtattacagTTCAAGAAACCATGTGTGCAGGCAGTTTCTCAAGTGCATTTTTCAAAACCTCTTCATACAGCCAAACTTTTACTCATGGAATTCTGAAGTTGATACAGTTACATTTAGGCATATATTAATTACTGCTGACAAGAATCTCATATTTTGCCTTTTGATACAGCAGTAtgaaaataacataattaaaaaaaaaaaaaaaaaaaaaaaaaaaccctcaatggCAAAACTATAAAAGAAGCCCAGAAGTCAGTGTTGCAGAACAGGTTGGCAGCCTACAGCACATGAGAAGGTTTTGTGTGACACTCGCACAGCTAGTCAAATTTAGGGCATGTGAagatctacatttaaaaaaacatttttattgtacttaCCACAATcgtgtttgttcatttttaaaagaaaactgtatttatttattgaatttaatcTAATCTACGCATATGTAGTGTTGGAATTATTTGGGGATCCGCCATCTATGCATAATATATATCATGTGAGTTGGCAGTACGTGCTGCAAATGTGagacaagtaaataaaaaaagaacctgATGGGAGCGCTTGACAAATGTCTGTCTAAGAAAGCAAAAGTGCATTCATTTCATGCTAGCTGGACAGAGGAATTTGGATTTCTTCACAAGAAAGACCGGGCAGTTTGCAATtccagttctccactcatcgaacacacaaccccaagtgagtgaaaacatgcagcttttatgcagctgtaccgagactccattgctaattaatcattcagttggagtctcggtacaactgcatgtgaattaataaaagtacaattctccgtgctcacgtattattttacttgcatgtgaagtgctgtgcaatcctcatgcctaaatacaaaatatacattttaaacacttgtgctcgcaacccatatttatatcccatgtattttttacataaacaccaacattaaacacactacatacaacagaaaacacttctaaacataaaggggcgggacactcagCCACAGTGATGCAGTGAAATTTGGCAAACTCGCAGCTTAATGATGTGATGAATACAGTAGTGCGGATTGTAAATTTCCTTGTTGCTCGCTCTGTTTTAACTCGCAGGTAGTTTCAATAACTGCTGGAGGAGATGGACTGTGTTTTATAGAAACATCCTCTTCACAGTAACTGGTGGCTAAGGCATGGAGAGGTTTTGGACTGCTTTGTGAACTGCTTTGGTGCTATCAAGTAGTTCTTGTCTGAAAAAGGGCAGATCTACCCTGGCCTGGATGATGATAGATGGTTAGGGAAGCTAATGTTCCTGACTGACGTTACCTCGCAACTGAACGAACTTTACTTTGCCTCCAGAGTGCAGGGCAAACAGTTTTGTATCTTTACGAAACCTTGAAGGCATTTGTTATGAAACTGGCAGTTTTTGTTGGCTATTCAAGCTTCCGCTACTTCCAACACCTAAGAGCTATCGACACGATGCACTGACAGTATTGATGAGAGTGGCGTGTACATGCAAGCGCTAGAATCAGAATTTTCTGAAAGGTTTCAAGATTTCCAACATTGTTGGACAATGTTTTCCTTTCTAATTTTAATCTGACCAATTCATGGAGAGGAGCTGGATTTGTCTTTCAGTGGATGGGCGTTGAATTTGAAATGCAGCGCATAGTTATAAAGCTGAGATTTAGAGATCTGCAAAATACATTAGAAACTATTGAAATAGAACCTGGGGGCTGTATTCTGACCTGCTGGGCATCACTTCCTGAGAAATTTAACTGCTTGAAGAAAACTGCAATCGCCATGCTTTCAGCATTTGGATCCACTTACCTGTTCAAGCAGGTATTTTCACACATGAAGTCTGTTCTCTGCCCCTCCGAGTCGAATAACAACTGATCGTTCTGAAGCCTGTGCGCAGCTCAAACAATCCAAATACATGCCGGACATCAGACATCTTGGCATGCCGCATTTGAAAGGTTGTCGACCTGTTACAGAACactctgcagtgtgtaaaataaTCGCCTTACTTAACTTTGTCCATATTGCAGCacaatatttctcaacataattGCTTTATAAATCATATGCCTGTGCCAACTTGTACCTGGGAGTGTTTGCCAAGAGAAATCTAATTCTCTTAAcgcattgcagtgtatccagatcacgctaTCTCCAGCTCATTTCCTGTTCCCACAATACTCTGTTCAATCAAAGCGccagcagtgttgcaggaggAAGTTTTGATCTTGTTTGTTTGCTCATAAGTGAAATGATTTCTCCTGGTGAACCTTCACAAGTAGAAGTTGACATGAACAATGCATTTCCCCATTAAGTTTATGACCTATGATGTTCATTTTCTAGTGAGTAACGgtacttttttaaatgatttgtatttatttaggtcCAGGCGGAGGGTTCTGATGACACTTGCGTCACCTTCGTTTTGCATGATGAAGATCACACATTGGGGAACTCGCTTCGCTACATGATTATGAAGAAGTAAGCTTGCTTGTTTGCTCACTCACCTCCCCCGGACACACAACCCCTGACCTCTAGCAACCTACACTTCATACTTGTTGATAGGCTGGTCTTTTTCTATGACATTTGAGACTGAATCGGTTACTGCCAACCAGGTTATTAACCAACAAAATggccgctttttttttttgttgatgcaGCTGAAAAGGTTAAGTGCTTTTAGACCTGGATGTTATGATAATAGTCCAGTAACAGCTAGAGAACTCTTACCTGCAAAATATTATTTGCAAATATGTTTCAGTTAAAGTGGGAAGTATTTAACCTTAACTTTCTTGCCGTTTGGGAGTACTAATAGAGTATGTCTGTGGGACGTGTGCTTTATTAAGTCAGTATGTGTCCCATTACAGAGAATATTGGTACTGCTCTTGCAGGCTAGTCTGCTGGATTTATTTTCTAAGCTTCAGGTAGTTTTTGTGAAGGTGTTCCTTGGACTCCAAAGGGGGATAGGTTAAAACAAAAGTTACAGTTGGGTAAATTCATGCCAAAATAACAGTATACTGCATTTCTTCAGAAAACACCAAAAATCCTACAGTGGTGTCCATTTAATAACCTAATAATATCCATTATTAGGTTATATGGATGCGCTTTTGGTACATTtgtatgaatgtttaaatgctattCAGGTGTCAGTTTAAACTatgtccacacacacacgcacacacattctGGTGTATACCAACAGCCCTGGTTAGTGTTTTCTAAGCAAAGACACCCTAAATAAGTAACTAACATTTACCTTACACATTAgagtatatattgaaataattAGGACTGTCACTTGATTCAAATTTTTGATCGGTTCATTTATGGGCATTGGTTGAttcatctgtgcacatttttaataaaggtaacgatcttatagtggctgtcctgcatgtaATGCTAAAAATACATTGGTATATTAACTGTACTGTTCAGGGATCCCCTTCTGTTAGCAAATTACATAGATATCAaggacattttattattatttttttaaacaaatgatttgcgTAAGAGTTTACTGGCCAAGTTTAAAGCCTGTACGTAAATTCTTTCTACTTGtgttctctgaattaatattgaaagTAAAACTTCTTTTAAAATCACGTTGTACGCATTCGCAGGGACGTATTCGAAGTAAATGTCAGTTGCCATCTGCAGCGTTCCAttttattatggatgtttgctttttactgccatcagtagctccatgcacagtaatttctgaatgttttcatttcaaatattcaagcatgtgtttttgtgtttttgtggtatggcaattttgtttggcataattatttacataccacagttccataaaataattccaaacattgCTTTGCCTCATTCCTTTGTTTAGAGCATTTTGTTAAATCTATaacaaatgtcagaaaaaaacgCTTTTCATTAGCTTTATTACCCTGTGAACTGGGtaccataccacgcctactacaAAGTGCACCAATAGAGCGTTAGatcgaccgagaataaaacctgccccagtgtcaatctttctgttgcacaaATTAGAAAAGCTGCTTGGAGGCAATTGTCAaacctgttcctttttttttttttttttttttttttttttttaaataatgtctgcTCTTACCATGGCACGACAGCAGATGGATGTGCGACGGACTGctgtatatgatgataaattactaaaatttttatacatctagcatattattcaatgtttaaccacttcttttagagtttatatatttacattttttattcccATCCTGGCTAGGTTATGAAATGCAAACTAACAGTGCATGCATGTCTCTTTAGTGATTGTACATCTGTAAAAAATATTAAGAATTCTTCGGATTTCAAACAAGAACACTGAAAAACATACAAGTTTTTATGTCTAATGGCATATACGGTAATAACTTGTCTAACTACTTTTATCATAGCCCAGAAGTGGAGTTTTGTGGCTACAGCATTACTCATCCTTCAGAGACCAAAATAAACTTCAGGATTCAGACGAgaggtgagtttttttttattacctctAGTGTATTGATTGTAGTCCTTCACACGTCCCTGGCCTGACCTCCTGTCTCCGAGGGGTTGAAATCTATCTGGAAAGCTGCCTGCCTTGCAGTCAGCCAGTGATCTTCCTCCCCTCTACCACCCCTTTTTCTCCGGGCTCAAGTTCACATCGGCCAGCTGTGTACTGATGGCTGGCTTGAGGAAGGCGATGTTCTTGTCTTAACTGTTTTAAACAAGTCTGCATTGTGACATCTCTCATTGGTTCACTACAGAAGTGTTCCACAGGCTGTGTgaaccctttttttttattaaagacaactCAATTCTTAGAATAAATACCAATGCTAACTTGCACTGGGTATATGTATTGAAATCACACCAGTCAAGGTATTATGTGGACTGTGAATTACCACAACTGGATAAGTTCAAGGAGTGGACTAAATACTaaacattactgtattttttttttttttacaccaaaaacaGTTGTTACTGTTAACAATAAGTGAAAGGCAAATCTGGATGCCTGTTTAAAGGAGGCCAGGCATTGTGAGTTTAGACAGCtgtttgtaaataattacattggAAAAGC
This window of the Polyodon spathula isolate WHYD16114869_AA chromosome 7, ASM1765450v1, whole genome shotgun sequence genome carries:
- the polr1d gene encoding DNA-directed RNA polymerases I and III subunit RPAC2 produces the protein MATEEGVKKPTLEVVQAEGSDDTCVTFVLHDEDHTLGNSLRYMIMKNPEVEFCGYSITHPSETKINFRIQTRGELPAVEPFRQGLNDLTTVCQHVLNTFETSMKTYKEQKEEAME